A region of Halalkaliarchaeum desulfuricum DNA encodes the following proteins:
- a CDS encoding MFS transporter translates to MTGAGEATRTLLDERPELEDAVRSVVETEEATDGPWTFHDVDVDSGAFGELVSRGVVEKVDGDYRVPDVESVRAALAGEAAETTADERPSPSGWLPDDAPDFREFADRTWAQPRAILGLVGALFVVAAMRLTQYGSVFRDGRVVSPGNDPYFYRYWIEQMLELSADPTDLGLLAEMPGGATGRRPLSHAVNWWFTALLGGDQAAVDAVAAWLPIAAMVGLGIVVYAIAVVVTRDVRVGLASVLLFAIAPVHAVYTGVGFLEHRLHQYFWLGVTLLGLVWLAVDLARRVELDGPDDSVRGHLRSPTSWLVGLALGIALGISIHLWGGSPLVFVPLAGYVGLRAVLDARAGLSPTLANLPVLLALGVGSLLSVGLHESWGWHSSFVAYTPVLVLGGAIVVLGVGEVWRRRQLHAGLFVGLQATVAAVGLFAFRSLRPEDWVEAQGRMADLFLREGYTESVSLFTPDYAVLFGPLVQIGVGFYLAVGVLGWAIWLTWRRYEPGWLLLSVYTGYFIALAAIQLRFAAQLVVPLSVLGGVGFVYALSAVDLARVPRPFRGGAAGSPRGDGSNSWRDEDSGSDRAFELPDPRMAAYLLAVGLLLCSFSLLYVPSLTAQTTYTDGQYAAVQEITTHAEAADREYPDDFVLSRWGDNRMYNYFVNGESRGYGYAMSNFDEFRFGDDPDGWYGEFDGRVGYVVVTDIDADLPEDATQIQLLEEYGTGGPDGDALAHYRAILLEEDVAAFAVVPGATIELEGEPGATIDIETTATVSGETIAYERTATADENGIARVTVAYPGEYDVDGGTVTVSEADVEDGATVAE, encoded by the coding sequence ATGACAGGCGCCGGCGAGGCGACCCGGACGCTCCTCGATGAACGGCCGGAGCTCGAGGACGCGGTTCGATCGGTCGTGGAAACCGAGGAGGCAACCGACGGGCCGTGGACGTTCCACGACGTAGACGTCGACTCCGGTGCGTTCGGCGAGTTGGTCTCCCGCGGCGTCGTCGAGAAAGTCGACGGCGACTACCGCGTCCCGGACGTCGAGTCTGTTCGTGCTGCGCTCGCGGGGGAGGCCGCCGAGACGACTGCCGACGAACGGCCGTCCCCGTCCGGATGGCTGCCGGACGACGCACCCGACTTCAGGGAATTCGCCGACCGCACGTGGGCCCAGCCCCGGGCGATCCTGGGACTCGTCGGGGCGCTGTTCGTGGTCGCGGCGATGCGACTCACCCAGTACGGGTCGGTGTTCCGCGACGGCCGAGTGGTCTCCCCCGGGAACGACCCGTACTTCTACCGGTACTGGATCGAACAGATGCTCGAACTGTCGGCCGACCCGACAGACCTCGGACTCCTCGCGGAGATGCCCGGCGGGGCGACGGGCCGCCGTCCGCTCTCTCATGCAGTGAACTGGTGGTTCACCGCCCTGCTCGGGGGCGATCAGGCTGCCGTCGACGCGGTGGCCGCCTGGCTCCCGATCGCCGCCATGGTCGGACTCGGGATCGTGGTGTATGCGATCGCGGTCGTCGTGACCCGGGACGTCCGGGTCGGGCTGGCGTCGGTGTTGCTGTTCGCGATCGCCCCCGTTCACGCCGTCTACACGGGCGTGGGATTTCTCGAACACCGCCTCCACCAGTACTTCTGGCTGGGGGTCACACTCCTCGGGCTCGTGTGGCTCGCAGTCGATCTCGCCCGTCGGGTGGAGCTCGACGGGCCCGACGACAGCGTCCGGGGTCACCTCCGATCCCCGACGTCGTGGCTCGTCGGCCTCGCACTCGGTATCGCCCTCGGGATCTCGATCCACCTGTGGGGAGGGTCGCCGCTCGTGTTCGTCCCGCTCGCCGGCTACGTCGGACTCCGTGCCGTCCTCGACGCGCGGGCAGGGCTGTCGCCGACGCTCGCGAACCTGCCGGTCCTGCTCGCGCTTGGAGTCGGAAGTCTCCTGTCGGTAGGGCTCCACGAGAGCTGGGGATGGCACTCCAGCTTCGTCGCGTACACGCCGGTGCTCGTGCTGGGCGGCGCGATCGTCGTGCTCGGGGTCGGCGAGGTGTGGCGGCGCAGACAGCTCCACGCCGGCCTGTTCGTCGGGCTGCAGGCAACCGTGGCCGCCGTGGGCCTGTTCGCGTTCCGAAGCCTCCGTCCCGAAGACTGGGTCGAGGCGCAGGGACGAATGGCGGACCTCTTCCTCCGCGAGGGGTACACCGAATCCGTCTCGCTTTTCACTCCCGATTACGCCGTGCTCTTCGGGCCGCTCGTGCAGATCGGCGTCGGTTTCTACCTCGCGGTGGGCGTGCTCGGGTGGGCGATCTGGCTCACCTGGCGGCGGTACGAGCCCGGATGGCTGCTGCTTTCGGTGTACACCGGCTACTTCATCGCGCTCGCGGCGATCCAGCTCCGGTTTGCTGCACAGTTGGTCGTTCCGCTGTCGGTGCTCGGCGGCGTCGGCTTCGTGTACGCGCTTTCAGCCGTCGATCTGGCCCGGGTGCCGCGCCCGTTCCGCGGCGGCGCCGCCGGCTCACCGCGGGGCGACGGGTCGAATTCCTGGCGCGACGAGGACTCCGGTTCGGACCGGGCCTTCGAACTGCCGGACCCGAGAATGGCCGCGTACTTGCTGGCCGTCGGGTTGCTCCTGTGCAGTTTCAGCCTGCTGTACGTCCCGAGCCTGACCGCCCAGACGACCTACACCGACGGCCAGTACGCGGCAGTCCAGGAGATCACGACCCACGCCGAGGCGGCCGACCGGGAGTACCCAGACGACTTCGTGTTGAGTCGGTGGGGCGACAACCGGATGTACAACTACTTCGTCAACGGCGAATCGCGGGGCTACGGCTACGCGATGTCGAACTTCGACGAGTTCCGCTTCGGCGACGATCCCGACGGCTGGTACGGGGAGTTCGACGGCCGGGTCGGATACGTCGTCGTCACCGACATCGACGCCGACCTCCCCGAGGACGCAACCCAGATCCAGTTGCTCGAAGAGTACGGGACCGGGGGGCCGGACGGCGACGCGCTCGCCCACTACCGGGCGATCCTGCTCGAGGAGGACGTCGCCGCGTTCGCGGTCGTCCCCGGCGCGACGATCGAACTCGAGGGCGAACCCGGTGCGACGATCGACATCGAGACGACCGCGACCGTCTCCGGCGAGACGATCGCGTACGAACGGACGGCGACCGCCGACGAGAACGGCATCGCCCGGGTGACGGTCGCGTATCCCGGCGAGTACGACGTCGACGGCGGGACGGTGACGGTGTCGGAAGCCGACGTCGAGGACGGCGCGACTGTCGCCGAGTGA
- the hemH gene encoding ferrochelatase, translating to MKTGVALLNFGEPSRPDRDVVIEYLTRIFYNNASLEQADTEEEAWERSRELAGRRAPSLLEEYEEIGGSPLNEQAAAQREALSAELSERGHDVELFHGMQFMEPLIPDVAEQLAEAGIEAVVGMPIYPLCGHSTNVAALNDLEDAIADIDGYDPEFAGITGWHRAPTYNRIRAETITAFLEENDLDPSAPDTAFVFSAHGTPVHYLEAGNRYDTYVEEHAETLARMVDVDDYELGFQNHSNRDIPWTEPEIEDVIEGLEGEAERVVLEPMSFIHEQSETLVELDIDLREDAEAVGLDLHRVPVPHDDPRLAELFADLLEPFLSGFEPSYYQYRQCQCRDAPGTYCLNAPRPE from the coding sequence ATGAAAACCGGTGTGGCCCTTTTGAACTTCGGGGAACCGTCGCGTCCGGATCGAGACGTTGTGATCGAGTATCTCACCCGGATCTTCTACAACAACGCCTCACTCGAACAGGCGGACACCGAGGAGGAGGCGTGGGAACGGTCCCGGGAGCTCGCAGGGCGCCGGGCGCCGAGCCTGCTCGAGGAGTACGAGGAGATCGGCGGCTCCCCGCTGAACGAACAGGCCGCCGCCCAGCGCGAGGCGCTGTCGGCGGAGCTTTCGGAACGCGGCCACGACGTCGAACTGTTTCACGGGATGCAGTTCATGGAGCCACTGATCCCGGACGTCGCCGAACAGTTGGCCGAGGCCGGGATCGAGGCGGTCGTCGGGATGCCGATCTACCCGCTGTGTGGCCACTCCACGAACGTCGCCGCCCTGAACGACCTCGAGGACGCGATCGCCGACATCGACGGCTACGATCCCGAGTTCGCCGGGATCACGGGCTGGCACCGCGCGCCGACCTACAACCGAATCCGGGCGGAGACGATTACTGCGTTCCTCGAGGAAAACGACCTCGATCCAAGCGCGCCAGACACCGCGTTCGTCTTCTCGGCGCACGGAACGCCCGTCCACTACCTCGAGGCGGGGAACCGCTACGACACCTACGTCGAGGAACACGCCGAGACGCTCGCACGGATGGTCGACGTCGACGACTACGAACTCGGCTTCCAGAACCACTCGAACCGCGACATCCCGTGGACCGAACCCGAGATCGAGGACGTGATCGAGGGGCTCGAGGGCGAGGCCGAACGCGTCGTCCTGGAGCCGATGAGCTTCATCCACGAGCAGTCGGAGACGCTCGTCGAACTCGACATCGACCTCCGGGAGGACGCCGAGGCGGTCGGCCTGGACCTCCACCGGGTGCCGGTCCCTCACGACGATCCCCGCCTGGCGGAGCTGTTCGCCGACCTGCTGGAGCCGTTCCTCTCCGGCTTCGAACCCTCCTACTACCAGTACCGACAGTGCCAGTGTCGCGACGCGCCAGGGACGTACTGTCTGAACGCACCGCGGCCCGAGTGA
- the hemE gene encoding uroporphyrinogen decarboxylase: protein MKELFLRAARGERTERPPVWMMRQAGRYLPEYRELRDEYTFLEAISTPDVAAEITLQPWRRFRPDGVVMYSDILTVLEPLGFDYHLESGVGPVVENPVETAEDTRREQGDVEEELWYVGELLERLTDELGEEAAVLGFAGGPFTLSAYVCEGTPSRSFTAVRRLRAEDPEAFRRLLRAFTDVLVDYVTYQENRGADAIQLFDTYAGLLTPADYREFLLPLHREVLEAVDVPTIVFVRNASGNLDLLADSGADVVGLDWTVEMADARAQLGDQPVQGNLDPATLFAEPSTIRDRTREVIEAAGEAGHILNLGHGLDRHTPVEGVEAFFEAAKSIER from the coding sequence ATGAAGGAGCTATTCCTCCGCGCCGCCCGCGGAGAGCGGACCGAACGGCCTCCAGTCTGGATGATGCGCCAGGCGGGGCGGTATCTCCCGGAGTATCGTGAACTCCGCGATGAGTACACGTTTCTGGAGGCGATTTCGACGCCCGATGTCGCGGCCGAGATCACCCTCCAGCCGTGGCGCCGGTTCCGGCCAGACGGTGTCGTCATGTACTCGGACATCCTCACCGTGCTCGAACCGCTGGGGTTCGACTACCACCTCGAATCTGGCGTGGGGCCGGTGGTCGAGAACCCGGTCGAGACCGCCGAAGACACGCGGCGGGAGCAGGGTGACGTCGAGGAGGAACTGTGGTACGTCGGTGAGCTCCTCGAACGGTTGACCGACGAACTCGGCGAGGAGGCTGCCGTGTTGGGTTTCGCCGGCGGCCCGTTTACCCTCTCGGCGTACGTCTGCGAGGGGACCCCGTCGCGGTCGTTCACGGCGGTTCGCCGCCTGCGGGCGGAGGATCCTGAGGCGTTCCGCCGGCTCCTCCGGGCGTTCACCGACGTGCTCGTCGACTACGTCACCTACCAGGAGAATCGTGGCGCCGACGCGATCCAGCTGTTCGACACCTACGCCGGGCTGTTGACCCCGGCCGACTACCGGGAGTTCCTGCTGCCGTTGCATCGGGAGGTGCTCGAGGCGGTCGACGTGCCGACGATCGTCTTCGTGCGCAACGCGAGCGGGAACCTGGACCTGCTCGCCGACAGCGGGGCCGACGTCGTCGGGCTCGACTGGACGGTCGAGATGGCCGACGCGAGAGCGCAGCTGGGCGACCAGCCGGTCCAGGGGAACCTGGATCCGGCGACGCTGTTTGCCGAGCCGTCGACGATCCGGGACCGAACCCGCGAGGTGATCGAGGCGGCCGGCGAGGCGGGCCACATCCTCAATCTCGGCCACGGACTCGACCGGCACACGCCAGTCGAGGGAGTCGAGGCGTTCTTCGAGGCGGCGAAGTCGATCGAGCGGTAA
- a CDS encoding phosphopentomutase/phosphoglucosamine mutase, whose translation MFGTSGIRGAVGSEVTAALAVSLGRAVGSERRPDDDPIETAVIGRDPRESGRALSDALSAGLRETGTDVIRIGEASTPTIARGVAVHDADVGVAVTASHNPPSDNGFKLWNPDGGAYRPEQRRRIERRMTEASFDLFGANEFGVETDSRVAIERHRQALVEHGRENASREALAELSVVLDLGNGAGRVTADALAELDVDVETLNAQPDGRFPGRPSEPTAETCDTLAATVEATDADLGLAHDGDADRLLAVDETGRFVPGDELLALFATRAVGPGERVAVPVDTSQLVADALADVGADVEYTEVGDVHVAEATHQEGVVFGGEPSGAWIHPDRTRCPDGPLAAVSLSAIVAHEVAAGGAGLGSLLSSFDPYPIVRDQVETDRKRELMDVATDLAHERFGPESGSETELTAIDGIRVDAGDGWFLVRASGTQPLVRITAEATTAERRDELARLARELLSDALGQLDDPSTPEP comes from the coding sequence GTGTTTGGAACGAGTGGTATTCGAGGAGCTGTCGGGTCGGAGGTGACGGCCGCGCTCGCTGTCTCGCTCGGGCGTGCCGTGGGGAGCGAGCGCCGGCCGGACGACGATCCGATCGAAACGGCGGTTATCGGCCGGGATCCCCGGGAGAGCGGCCGGGCGCTGTCGGACGCCCTGTCGGCCGGGCTCCGCGAGACCGGGACCGACGTGATCCGGATCGGGGAGGCGTCGACCCCGACGATCGCCCGGGGCGTCGCCGTCCACGACGCCGACGTCGGTGTCGCCGTGACCGCCTCCCACAACCCACCCTCGGACAACGGGTTCAAGCTGTGGAACCCGGACGGCGGGGCGTATCGGCCGGAACAGCGCCGGCGGATCGAACGCCGGATGACCGAAGCGTCGTTCGACCTGTTCGGCGCGAACGAATTCGGCGTGGAAACCGACTCGAGGGTGGCTATCGAAAGACACCGGCAAGCGCTCGTCGAACACGGGCGAGAGAACGCGTCCAGGGAGGCGCTCGCGGAGCTTTCGGTCGTGCTCGATCTCGGCAACGGCGCCGGGCGGGTGACCGCCGACGCGCTCGCGGAGTTGGACGTCGACGTCGAGACGCTCAACGCCCAGCCCGACGGGCGGTTCCCCGGGCGGCCGAGCGAGCCGACCGCCGAAACCTGCGACACGCTCGCGGCGACAGTAGAGGCGACCGACGCCGACCTCGGACTCGCCCACGACGGCGACGCCGATCGACTGCTGGCCGTGGACGAAACGGGGCGGTTCGTTCCGGGCGACGAACTGCTCGCGCTGTTTGCCACACGCGCTGTAGGGCCCGGCGAACGCGTGGCCGTCCCCGTCGACACGAGTCAGCTGGTCGCGGACGCGCTCGCGGACGTCGGCGCCGACGTGGAGTACACCGAGGTGGGCGACGTCCACGTCGCGGAGGCGACCCACCAGGAAGGCGTCGTGTTCGGCGGCGAACCCAGCGGGGCGTGGATCCATCCCGACCGGACCCGGTGTCCCGACGGCCCGCTGGCTGCGGTGTCGCTTTCGGCGATCGTCGCCCACGAGGTGGCCGCCGGGGGCGCCGGGCTCGGCTCCCTCCTGTCGTCGTTCGACCCGTATCCGATCGTCCGCGACCAGGTGGAAACGGACCGGAAACGCGAGCTAATGGACGTCGCGACCGACCTTGCCCACGAGCGGTTCGGCCCGGAGTCCGGTTCGGAGACGGAGCTCACCGCGATCGACGGGATCCGGGTCGACGCCGGGGACGGCTGGTTCCTGGTGCGCGCCAGCGGCACCCAGCCGCTCGTCCGGATCACCGCCGAGGCGACGACTGCGGAACGGCGCGACGAGTTGGCCCGGCTCGCCCGGGAACTGCTCTCGGATGCGCTCGGCCAGCTCGACGATCCGTCGACTCCCGAGCCGTGA
- the mobA gene encoding molybdenum cofactor guanylyltransferase has protein sequence MERSCGGEPPGDVVVESILLAGGFSRRFGDREKLTAAVAGEPMVRRVARTVEPLSRRLVVSCRRAQREELAAALGATDGAKRDVPVSFAFDDRPDGGPLAGLASSVDEIGDDADATFVLGGDFPLVRTATVETLLTALGGEFGDREPVDAAVPSVDGRLQPLCAACRTDALRAAVTAVETPHNRAMLSVFDPLSVRTIPADQLPGGDSSFRNVNTPADLQEITGRIESETPDTPAGAKQ, from the coding sequence ATGGAGCGGAGCTGTGGCGGGGAGCCGCCCGGAGACGTCGTCGTCGAATCGATCCTCCTTGCCGGCGGGTTCTCGCGCCGATTCGGCGATCGGGAAAAGCTCACCGCGGCTGTCGCGGGCGAACCCATGGTCCGGCGGGTCGCGCGGACGGTCGAACCGCTCTCGCGCCGGCTCGTCGTGAGCTGCCGCCGAGCACAGCGCGAAGAGCTGGCGGCCGCCCTCGGGGCAACCGACGGAGCGAAGCGCGACGTCCCGGTTTCGTTCGCGTTCGACGACCGACCCGACGGAGGGCCCCTCGCGGGGCTCGCGTCGTCCGTGGACGAGATCGGGGACGACGCCGACGCGACGTTCGTACTCGGCGGCGACTTCCCGCTCGTTCGGACGGCGACGGTCGAAACGCTGCTGACGGCGCTGGGAGGCGAGTTCGGCGATAGGGAACCTGTCGATGCCGCCGTACCGTCCGTCGACGGTCGGCTCCAGCCGCTGTGTGCGGCCTGCCGAACTGACGCGCTCCGGGCCGCCGTGACGGCGGTCGAAACTCCCCACAACCGGGCGATGCTTTCGGTGTTCGACCCGCTCTCCGTGCGGACGATCCCCGCCGACCAGCTTCCCGGCGGGGACTCGTCGTTCCGGAACGTCAACACCCCCGCTGATCTGCAGGAGATCACCGGGCGGATCGAGTCGGAAACCCCGGACACGCCAGCGGGGGCAAAACAGTGA
- the mobB gene encoding molybdopterin-guanine dinucleotide biosynthesis protein B has protein sequence MSSDDPKRGTLTVLQVVGPSDTGKTTLLERLVEQFGERTDGRIATVKAIHHDVEPDTPGEDTHRHRTAGADTAIGITPSLSFRITPGGKGDDDVAALESVLADLERDGYDVALVEGFTAAGLPAVVLGTAGLHEAERERDGRVIAAGETADDVDLEAVLAYLTPR, from the coding sequence GTGAGCTCCGACGACCCGAAACGGGGGACGTTGACCGTCCTGCAGGTCGTCGGCCCGAGCGACACCGGGAAGACCACGCTCCTCGAGCGACTCGTCGAACAGTTCGGCGAGCGAACGGACGGTCGGATTGCGACGGTAAAAGCGATCCACCACGACGTCGAACCGGACACGCCCGGGGAGGACACTCACCGGCACCGCACCGCCGGCGCCGACACGGCGATCGGTATCACGCCGTCGCTTTCGTTCAGGATTACCCCCGGCGGCAAGGGGGACGACGACGTGGCCGCACTCGAATCGGTTCTCGCGGACCTCGAACGCGACGGCTACGACGTCGCCCTCGTCGAAGGGTTCACTGCGGCTGGGCTGCCGGCTGTAGTGCTGGGGACTGCAGGTTTGCACGAAGCGGAACGCGAGCGGGACGGCCGGGTGATCGCCGCAGGGGAGACCGCAGACGACGTGGATCTCGAGGCGGTCCTCGCGTATCTCACTCCACGGTGA
- the glmS gene encoding glutamine--fructose-6-phosphate transaminase (isomerizing) produces the protein MCGIIGYVGRRDALDVLVGGLNQLEYRGYDSAGVALANGGDEAAGRDADGAASADVDVVKRAGELSALEAALEERTPAGTTGIGHTRWSTHGPPTDANAHPHTDEDGSVAVVHNGIIENYDRLKDELIAEGHRFESDTDTEVVPHLIERELEAGSPPEAAVRRAVEQLSGSYAIAAVVADTDAVYAARNDSPLVLGIGDDGYYLGSDVPAFLEHTDRVVYLDDGEFVRLTPDGWTVTSPDGEPLDKPIETVDWDLEDTGKSGYDHYMLKEINEQPHALRQCLSGRVDELDGRVELEELDDLIEDPPEAVQFVACGTSYHAALYGARRFRDRGIPAQAFVASEYATEVPPTGDRLVIGVTQSGETADTLSALREARNRGVETLAVTNVVGSTAARECDHALYIRAGPEIGVAATKTFSSQLVALNLLVEGVANGPRSGVRPRSDGVRGRLAALRELPGQVQQVLDESNAAEVARTYLDSSGYFFIGRGYNYPVALEGALKFKEITYEHAEGFPAGELKHGTLALVTADTPVIAVVTGDDEIARKTVGNVKEVEARDAPVIAVTDGRSDVERYADEVLEIPKAHSVTMPLLANAQLQLVAYHVANELGRSIDKPRNLAKSVTVE, from the coding sequence ATGTGTGGCATCATCGGGTACGTCGGTCGCCGGGACGCCCTCGATGTGCTCGTCGGCGGGCTCAACCAGCTCGAGTACCGCGGCTACGACTCCGCCGGGGTCGCCCTCGCGAACGGCGGGGACGAGGCCGCCGGACGCGACGCGGACGGCGCCGCAAGCGCCGACGTCGACGTCGTCAAGCGCGCCGGCGAACTGTCGGCCCTGGAGGCGGCGCTCGAAGAGCGGACCCCCGCGGGTACGACCGGGATCGGCCACACCCGCTGGAGCACGCACGGTCCACCGACCGACGCGAACGCCCATCCACACACCGACGAGGACGGGAGCGTCGCGGTGGTGCACAACGGGATCATCGAGAACTACGATCGGTTGAAAGACGAGCTCATTGCGGAGGGTCATCGGTTCGAAAGCGACACCGACACCGAGGTGGTTCCCCACCTGATCGAACGGGAGCTGGAGGCCGGATCCCCGCCGGAAGCTGCGGTCAGACGCGCTGTCGAACAGCTCTCGGGGAGCTACGCGATCGCCGCCGTCGTCGCCGACACCGACGCCGTCTACGCCGCCAGGAACGACTCTCCGCTCGTGCTCGGGATCGGCGACGACGGCTACTACCTCGGCAGCGACGTCCCTGCGTTCCTCGAACACACCGATCGAGTGGTCTACCTCGATGACGGCGAGTTCGTTCGACTCACTCCGGACGGCTGGACCGTCACCTCTCCCGACGGCGAACCCCTCGACAAGCCCATAGAGACGGTCGATTGGGATCTCGAGGACACCGGGAAAAGCGGCTACGACCACTACATGCTCAAGGAGATCAACGAGCAGCCGCACGCGCTCCGGCAGTGTCTCTCCGGGCGCGTCGACGAACTCGATGGTCGCGTCGAACTCGAGGAACTGGACGACCTCATCGAGGACCCGCCGGAGGCGGTGCAGTTCGTCGCCTGTGGCACTTCCTATCACGCCGCGCTGTACGGCGCTCGCCGGTTCCGCGATCGGGGAATCCCGGCCCAGGCGTTCGTCGCCAGCGAGTACGCGACAGAGGTACCGCCGACGGGCGACCGGCTGGTGATCGGGGTCACACAGAGCGGGGAGACCGCCGACACTCTCTCGGCGCTCCGGGAGGCCCGGAACCGGGGGGTCGAAACCCTCGCGGTGACGAACGTCGTCGGGTCGACGGCGGCCCGGGAGTGCGATCACGCGCTGTACATCCGGGCGGGCCCGGAGATCGGCGTCGCCGCGACCAAAACGTTCTCCTCACAGCTCGTCGCGTTGAACCTCCTGGTCGAAGGTGTCGCGAACGGCCCCCGATCGGGCGTCCGGCCCCGAAGCGACGGGGTCAGGGGGCGACTCGCCGCGCTCCGGGAACTCCCCGGACAGGTACAGCAGGTCCTCGACGAGTCGAACGCCGCGGAGGTCGCTCGGACGTATCTGGACTCGTCGGGCTACTTCTTCATCGGGCGGGGGTACAACTATCCGGTCGCGCTGGAGGGGGCGCTCAAGTTCAAGGAGATCACCTACGAACACGCCGAAGGGTTCCCCGCCGGCGAGTTGAAACACGGGACCCTCGCGCTCGTTACTGCGGACACGCCCGTGATCGCCGTGGTCACCGGCGACGACGAGATCGCCCGCAAGACCGTCGGCAACGTAAAGGAGGTGGAGGCGCGCGACGCGCCGGTGATCGCCGTCACGGACGGCCGGTCGGACGTGGAGCGGTACGCCGACGAGGTGCTCGAGATCCCGAAGGCACATTCGGTGACGATGCCGTTGCTGGCGAACGCCCAGCTCCAGCTCGTCGCCTACCACGTCGCAAACGAGCTGGGGCGGTCGATCGACAAGCCCCGAAACCTGGCGAAAAGCGTCACCGTGGAGTGA
- a CDS encoding sugar phosphate nucleotidyltransferase translates to MNLRTAVVLAGGEGERLRPLTRNRPKPMLPAGNRPILEYVFDSLIDSGIEQLHVVVGYRGTRVQDHFGPTYRGVPLKYHRQDKQLGSGHALLQVRGAIDEPFLAVNGDQIADPSIVADVAAAHLEGDAIATLSVVESREASRYGSVRLDGEEIVELVERPKSGDHRLLNAGVYGFDPAFLEELEATPREDGSLPLPAAVSRLVADEDHRVRGVVTEGFWTDATYPWDLLTAARQVFDMGWVELPEREPDVWIADSATVHPDATLQPPVAVSADCEIGAGAVVGPIAALGTNATVDANAVVRDSVVGDDSRIGANATVVDAVFGQDVRLGSGSVVPGGEADVRVNDRIHCGERLGAVLADRVDAEAGVVFSPGVLVGPNASIEVGVRLVRNVSAGAEVTR, encoded by the coding sequence ATGAACCTCCGAACTGCGGTCGTGCTCGCGGGGGGCGAGGGCGAACGCCTGCGGCCGCTGACGCGAAACCGACCGAAGCCGATGCTTCCGGCCGGCAACCGACCGATCCTCGAGTACGTCTTCGACAGCCTCATCGACTCCGGAATCGAGCAGTTGCACGTCGTCGTCGGGTATCGGGGCACCAGAGTCCAGGACCACTTCGGCCCCACGTACCGCGGCGTGCCCCTGAAGTATCACCGACAGGACAAACAACTCGGCAGCGGTCACGCCCTCCTGCAGGTTCGAGGGGCGATCGACGAGCCGTTCCTCGCGGTCAACGGCGACCAGATCGCAGACCCGTCGATCGTCGCAGACGTCGCCGCCGCCCACCTCGAAGGTGACGCGATTGCGACGCTGAGCGTCGTCGAGAGTCGGGAGGCGTCGCGGTACGGCTCCGTCCGTCTCGACGGCGAGGAAATCGTCGAACTGGTCGAGCGTCCGAAAAGCGGCGATCACCGGCTGCTCAACGCCGGCGTCTACGGCTTCGATCCCGCCTTCCTCGAAGAACTCGAGGCGACACCGCGGGAGGACGGGAGCCTCCCGCTTCCCGCAGCAGTCTCCCGACTCGTCGCCGACGAGGACCACCGCGTTCGGGGCGTTGTGACCGAAGGCTTCTGGACGGACGCGACGTATCCGTGGGATCTGCTCACTGCTGCCCGGCAGGTGTTCGACATGGGATGGGTCGAACTCCCCGAACGGGAGCCGGACGTCTGGATTGCCGACAGCGCGACGGTCCATCCCGACGCGACGCTCCAGCCCCCCGTGGCGGTCTCTGCGGACTGTGAGATCGGGGCGGGCGCGGTCGTCGGCCCGATCGCCGCGCTGGGAACGAACGCCACCGTCGACGCGAACGCGGTGGTTCGCGACTCGGTGGTCGGCGACGACTCGCGGATCGGCGCGAACGCGACGGTCGTCGACGCCGTCTTCGGACAGGACGTCCGGCTCGGTTCGGGATCGGTGGTTCCCGGCGGCGAGGCCGACGTCCGGGTGAACGACCGGATCCACTGTGGGGAACGACTCGGCGCGGTGCTCGCCGACCGGGTCGACGCCGAGGCTGGCGTCGTCTTCTCGCCGGGAGTGCTCGTCGGGCCGAACGCCTCGATCGAGGTCGGCGTTCGACTCGTCCGGAACGTCTCCGCCGGGGCGGAGGTGACCCGCTGA